A genome region from Micromonospora inyonensis includes the following:
- a CDS encoding futalosine hydrolase: protein MTGLLVVTAVPAEAEAVRTGLTDPTATVVPVGVGPAVAGAATARLLALAEAAGRPYGGVVSAGVAGGFAHRVAVGGTVLAGRSLAADLGAESPEGFIPIDELGMSPEQLGGEVAVAADPALLAALRSALPDAVVGTVLTVSTVTGTADSTRALADRHPDAVAEAMEGYAVAVAAAQAGVPFVELRTISNPIGPRDRGAWRLREALTALGSAAAALDALGPAALDARRTDRA, encoded by the coding sequence ATGACGGGTCTGCTCGTGGTCACCGCGGTGCCCGCCGAGGCGGAGGCGGTCCGTACCGGCCTGACCGACCCGACGGCGACGGTCGTCCCGGTCGGCGTCGGACCGGCCGTGGCGGGGGCGGCCACCGCACGTCTGCTGGCGCTCGCCGAGGCCGCCGGACGCCCGTACGGTGGCGTGGTCAGCGCCGGCGTGGCCGGGGGCTTCGCCCATCGGGTGGCGGTCGGCGGGACCGTGCTCGCCGGCCGTAGCCTCGCGGCGGACCTGGGTGCGGAGTCGCCGGAGGGGTTCATCCCGATCGACGAGCTGGGCATGTCTCCCGAGCAGCTCGGCGGCGAGGTCGCGGTCGCGGCGGATCCGGCCCTGCTCGCCGCCCTGCGGTCGGCGCTACCGGACGCGGTGGTCGGCACGGTGCTGACCGTCAGCACCGTGACCGGCACCGCCGACAGCACCCGGGCCCTCGCCGACCGACACCCTGACGCGGTGGCCGAGGCGATGGAGGGGTACGCCGTCGCGGTCGCCGCCGCCCAGGCCGGGGTCCCCTTCGTGGAACTCAGGACGATCTCCAACCCGATCGGGCCCCGCGACCGGGGCGCGTGGCGTCTCCGGGAAGCACTCACCGCCCTGGGCTCGGCGGCCGCGGCCCTCGACGCCCTGGGTCCGGCGGCCCTCGACGCCCGGCGGACCGACAGAGCCTGA
- a CDS encoding MFS transporter: MPLFSRSGRSVLGTTVGTGVRTTRRLLRGSVDGGRWMGRRFGLARARSAGGEVGMIRLFDLHAVSCAGDTLIAIGLAGTIFFNVPLGEARSKVALYLLVTMVPFAMLAPVVGPLLDHFRHGRRYALAATMLGRAFLAWMISDYIHGFGLYPAAFGVLALSRAYGVARSAAVPRLLPEGLGLSQVGARASVYGTVAGGLVAPIGLAAFWFGPQWPLRVASLIFLAGMVIALRLPPRADSEPPERVPRPLRRAFGRDGERPLGRGGPAGRLVLATLIGAATLRAVYGFLLLFLAFAIKAGDLTTVLLGRDLGDEVALGLVGAALALGAFLATAVGTRLHIHHPALIQSSGMVIVAGVAVLATIRFSLAMVAALCLVAALTSGVAKLAVDASIQERIPERLRASSFAHSETVLMLAFVAGGGLGLVPFDGRIGIGVAAAVGTLAALRGMLVTRRLRGERLLGRPVGDDELVDPAPAGTTGHDPAPAPAPTAPEDERLIPPGYHIYRPSPVADRSEDEDRQDSQGPVA; encoded by the coding sequence ATGCCGCTGTTCTCCCGCTCCGGACGGTCCGTCCTCGGGACGACCGTCGGTACGGGCGTCCGCACCACCCGCAGGCTCCTCCGCGGGTCGGTCGACGGCGGTCGGTGGATGGGACGGCGGTTCGGTCTGGCCAGGGCCCGCAGCGCCGGGGGCGAGGTCGGCATGATCCGCCTCTTCGACCTGCACGCCGTCTCGTGCGCCGGGGACACCCTGATCGCCATCGGCCTGGCCGGAACGATCTTCTTCAACGTGCCGCTCGGCGAAGCCCGCAGCAAGGTCGCCCTCTACCTGCTGGTGACGATGGTGCCGTTCGCGATGCTGGCGCCGGTGGTCGGGCCACTGCTCGACCATTTCCGGCACGGCCGGCGCTACGCTCTCGCGGCCACCATGCTGGGCCGGGCCTTCCTGGCCTGGATGATCTCCGACTACATCCACGGCTTCGGGCTCTACCCGGCGGCGTTCGGGGTGCTCGCCCTCTCCCGCGCGTACGGGGTGGCCCGTTCCGCGGCCGTGCCCCGGTTACTTCCCGAAGGGCTCGGCCTCTCCCAGGTCGGCGCGCGGGCCAGCGTCTACGGCACGGTCGCCGGCGGCCTGGTCGCCCCGATCGGGCTGGCCGCGTTCTGGTTCGGCCCGCAGTGGCCGCTCCGGGTCGCCTCCCTCATCTTCCTGGCCGGCATGGTGATCGCCCTACGGCTGCCGCCCCGCGCCGACTCCGAGCCACCGGAACGGGTGCCCCGCCCGCTGCGCCGGGCGTTCGGCCGCGACGGTGAACGGCCGCTGGGCCGTGGCGGCCCGGCGGGCCGACTGGTGCTGGCCACGCTGATCGGCGCCGCCACTCTCCGCGCCGTGTACGGCTTCCTGCTGCTCTTCCTCGCCTTCGCGATCAAGGCTGGCGACCTGACCACCGTGCTCCTCGGCCGGGATCTCGGGGACGAGGTCGCCCTCGGCCTGGTCGGCGCGGCGCTGGCCCTCGGCGCCTTCCTGGCCACCGCCGTCGGCACCCGCCTCCACATCCACCACCCGGCGCTGATCCAGTCCAGCGGCATGGTCATCGTGGCCGGGGTGGCGGTGCTCGCCACGATCCGGTTCTCCCTGGCGATGGTGGCCGCGCTCTGCCTGGTGGCCGCCCTGACCAGCGGTGTCGCCAAGCTCGCCGTCGACGCGTCGATCCAGGAACGTATCCCGGAGCGACTGCGGGCCAGCTCCTTCGCCCACTCCGAGACGGTGTTGATGCTCGCCTTCGTGGCCGGCGGCGGCCTGGGGCTGGTCCCCTTCGACGGGCGGATCGGCATCGGTGTGGCTGCCGCCGTCGGCACGCTCGCCGCCCTCCGGGGCATGCTCGTCACCCGCCGGTTACGCGGCGAACGCCTGCTCGGCCGCCCCGTCGGCGACGACGAACTCGTCGACCCCGCCCCCGCCGGCACCACCGGCCACGACCCCGCTCCCGCTCCCGCGCCCACCGCGCCGGAGGACGAGCGGCTCATTCCACCCGGCTACCACATCTACCGTCCCTCACCGGTGGCCGACCGCTCGGAGGACGAGGACCGCCAGGACTCCCAGGGGCCGGTGGCATGA
- a CDS encoding DUF3027 domain-containing protein, protein MGDNGKVTRPASTRARLDQVCAAAVEVAREGITEVEPSDVGDHLKAVAEGDRIVTHYFECRLSGYRGWRWAVTVTRVPRSRNVTVCETVLLPGPDALLAPGWLPWQERLQPGDLGPGDLLPTPPDDERLAPGYLLSDDPAIEEPAWELGLGRTRVFSREGRMDTAQRWYDGDHGPGAAISVAAPAAARCGSCGFYLPLAGALRQSFGACGNFYAPDDGRVVSADHGCGAHSEALADAPESQVDELPTIYDDSAVEEMSVSRAPGSVEATEPAEPYGHS, encoded by the coding sequence ATGGGGGACAATGGAAAGGTGACCAGGCCCGCCTCCACCCGTGCCCGCCTCGACCAGGTCTGTGCCGCCGCCGTCGAGGTGGCCCGCGAAGGCATCACCGAGGTGGAGCCCTCGGACGTCGGGGACCACCTCAAGGCTGTCGCCGAGGGAGACCGGATCGTCACTCACTACTTCGAGTGCCGCCTTTCGGGCTACCGGGGTTGGCGCTGGGCGGTGACCGTCACCCGGGTCCCACGCAGCCGTAACGTGACGGTCTGCGAGACCGTCCTGCTGCCCGGCCCGGACGCGCTGCTCGCCCCGGGCTGGCTCCCCTGGCAGGAGCGGCTCCAGCCGGGCGACCTCGGCCCCGGCGACCTGCTGCCCACCCCGCCGGACGACGAGCGCCTGGCTCCGGGCTACCTGCTCTCCGACGACCCGGCGATCGAGGAGCCCGCCTGGGAACTGGGGCTCGGCCGTACCCGGGTCTTCTCCCGCGAGGGGCGGATGGACACCGCTCAGCGTTGGTACGACGGTGACCACGGTCCCGGTGCGGCGATCTCGGTCGCCGCTCCCGCCGCCGCCCGCTGCGGCTCGTGCGGGTTCTACCTCCCGCTGGCCGGGGCGTTGCGGCAGTCCTTCGGCGCCTGCGGCAACTTCTACGCCCCGGACGACGGTCGGGTGGTCAGTGCCGACCACGGGTGCGGTGCACACTCCGAGGCCCTGGCCGACGCACCCGAGTCCCAGGTCGACGAGCTGCCCACCATCTACGACGACAGTGCGGTGGAGGAGATGTCGGTGAGCCGCGCCCCGGGCTCGGTGGAGGCGACCGAGCCGGCGGAGCCGTACGGGCACTCCTGA
- a CDS encoding DUF2530 domain-containing protein, producing the protein MPRQQPPRPEPLDPPMVPFALAGLVIWAVAGLVLLVFFRDWITTNGHENWLWTCLAGFLWGFPGLAVMMRHDANRRRRRTHR; encoded by the coding sequence GTGCCCAGACAACAGCCACCGCGGCCGGAGCCGCTCGACCCGCCGATGGTGCCCTTCGCCCTCGCCGGGTTGGTGATCTGGGCCGTCGCCGGGCTGGTGCTCCTGGTCTTCTTCCGCGACTGGATCACCACGAACGGTCACGAGAACTGGCTCTGGACCTGCCTGGCCGGCTTCCTGTGGGGGTTCCCCGGTCTGGCGGTGATGATGCGGCACGACGCGAACCGACGACGCCGCCGCACCCACCGCTGA
- a CDS encoding NCS2 family permease has protein sequence MDKASPETGTLSESPRPRNGFDRFFEISARGSTVGREVRGGLATFFTMAYIVVLNPLIIGGAVDGDGKKLAIPALAAATALVAGLMTLLMGVVGRFPLALAAGLGVNALVAYEIAPQMTWADAMGLVVIEGVIIAALVLTGLRTAVFRSVPTQMKTAIGVGIGLFLTIIGLVDAGFVRRVPDAANTTVPVGLGIGGKLVSWPMLVFVLGLLVTLVLVVRKVRGAILIGILASTVLAIVVEAVANVGPSVVDGRPNPKGWALNVPELPKTVVDVPDLSLLGNFNVLDSWGRAGWLVVLMFVFTLLITDFFDTMGTMVAVGQEGDLLDERGTPPRAREILLVDSIAAAAGGAASTSSNTSYIESAAGVAEGARTGAANLVTGALFLLAMFLAPLVVIVPFEAASTALVVVGFLMMTAVRTIDWTDYEIAIPAFLTIVLMPFTYSISNGIGAGLITYVVVKLAKGKAREVHPLLYGVAALFVVYFLRGPVESVLL, from the coding sequence ATGGACAAAGCGTCGCCCGAGACCGGAACACTCTCCGAGTCCCCCCGCCCCCGCAATGGCTTCGACCGGTTCTTCGAGATCTCCGCCCGGGGCTCGACGGTGGGCCGCGAGGTGCGTGGTGGGCTCGCCACCTTCTTCACGATGGCCTACATCGTGGTGCTGAACCCGCTGATCATCGGCGGTGCGGTGGACGGCGACGGCAAGAAGCTGGCGATTCCCGCCCTGGCGGCGGCGACCGCGCTGGTCGCCGGGCTGATGACCCTCCTGATGGGCGTGGTGGGCCGCTTCCCGCTGGCGCTCGCCGCCGGGCTCGGCGTGAACGCGCTGGTCGCGTACGAGATCGCACCGCAGATGACCTGGGCGGACGCGATGGGCCTGGTGGTGATCGAGGGTGTGATCATCGCCGCGTTGGTGCTCACCGGGCTCCGGACGGCGGTGTTCCGCTCGGTGCCGACCCAGATGAAGACGGCCATCGGCGTCGGCATCGGCCTCTTCCTGACCATCATCGGCCTGGTTGACGCCGGCTTCGTCCGCCGGGTGCCGGACGCGGCGAACACCACCGTCCCGGTCGGGCTGGGCATCGGCGGCAAGCTGGTGAGCTGGCCGATGCTGGTCTTCGTGCTCGGTCTGCTGGTCACCCTGGTGCTGGTGGTGCGCAAGGTGCGGGGCGCGATCCTGATCGGCATCCTCGCCTCCACCGTGCTGGCGATCGTGGTCGAGGCGGTGGCGAACGTCGGACCGTCCGTGGTCGACGGCAGGCCCAACCCGAAGGGCTGGGCGCTCAACGTGCCGGAACTGCCGAAGACCGTGGTGGACGTGCCGGACCTCTCCCTGCTCGGCAACTTCAACGTGCTGGACTCGTGGGGCCGGGCCGGTTGGCTGGTCGTGCTGATGTTCGTCTTCACCCTGCTGATCACGGACTTCTTCGACACGATGGGGACGATGGTCGCGGTCGGTCAGGAGGGTGACCTGCTCGACGAGCGCGGCACCCCGCCACGCGCCAGGGAGATCCTGCTGGTCGACTCGATCGCGGCGGCGGCCGGTGGTGCGGCCAGCACCTCCAGCAACACCTCGTACATCGAGAGCGCCGCGGGTGTCGCGGAGGGTGCCCGGACCGGCGCGGCCAACCTGGTCACCGGTGCCCTGTTCCTGCTGGCGATGTTCCTCGCGCCGCTGGTGGTGATCGTGCCGTTCGAGGCGGCCTCGACGGCGCTGGTCGTGGTCGGCTTCCTGATGATGACCGCGGTGCGGACCATCGACTGGACCGACTACGAGATCGCCATCCCGGCGTTCCTCACCATCGTGCTGATGCCCTTCACCTACTCGATCTCCAACGGGATCGGCGCGGGTCTGATCACGTACGTGGTGGTGAAGCTGGCGAAGGGGAAGGCCCGGGAGGTCCACCCGCTGCTGTACGGGGTGGCCGCCCTCTTCGTGGTGTACTTCCTGCGAGGGCCGGTCGAGTCCGTCCTCCTGTGA
- a CDS encoding MarR family winged helix-turn-helix transcriptional regulator encodes MTERTVTTRRVAPTQLAQQLRDALTRLNRRVRQARPVGDLTVTQLSALTSLRLAGALTPRELADVERVQPPTMTRIVAKLEERGLVRRTPHPTDGRQVILAATEGGQAVLDQFERARDEWLANRLADLTEEERDTLRHAAEILQRLARG; translated from the coding sequence GTGACGGAGCGGACGGTGACGACGAGACGCGTGGCACCGACGCAACTGGCGCAACAACTGCGTGATGCGCTCACCCGACTCAACCGGCGGGTCCGCCAGGCCCGGCCGGTGGGTGACCTCACGGTGACTCAGCTCTCCGCCCTGACCAGCCTCCGGCTGGCGGGCGCGCTGACCCCTCGGGAGCTGGCCGACGTCGAACGGGTACAACCGCCGACGATGACCAGGATCGTCGCGAAGTTGGAGGAGCGCGGCCTCGTTCGCCGCACCCCCCACCCGACCGACGGCCGGCAGGTCATCCTGGCGGCCACCGAAGGGGGGCAGGCCGTGCTCGACCAGTTCGAGCGGGCCCGCGACGAGTGGCTGGCCAACCGGCTGGCCGACCTCACCGAAGAGGAACGCGACACCCTGCGGCACGCCGCCGAGATCCTGCAGCGGCTCGCCCGCGGCTGA
- a CDS encoding MFS transporter → MRTKLSTMFQSLQIRNYRLFASGQLIKLIGVWMMFIAQDWLVLELSGDSATALGIVTALQFAPVLLLTLLSGRLADRYDKRLLLFVANAFWSVLALGMSVLVVTGLVQLWHVYVFAALLGVANAVETPVRQAFVSELVGTPLLPNALALSAATFNSARIIGPAVAGVAIALVDVGPVFLVSALSSLAPLANVVRMNPAELYREALPPMEERDSAKVVDGLRYVAKRPDLLLPMALMSVIGMSLFNFQITLAALAKTVFDTGAASFGLFTTTLAVGSLAGALAGSGRRSRPSVWVVLGAAVTCSVFGTLVGLAPGYWLVVALLLPTGFFVIFFAQAANQRVQLGTDAAFRGRVMALWVLVFLGTNPVGAPLVGWVAETYGAGASIWAGGLISLTAAGLALTWQLRRSGARIRLRIRPLPRLYVVSPPTAARGRCQTRWPAEAGVR, encoded by the coding sequence GTGCGGACGAAACTGAGCACGATGTTCCAGTCCCTGCAGATCCGTAACTACCGGCTCTTCGCGTCCGGGCAGCTGATCAAGTTGATCGGCGTCTGGATGATGTTCATCGCCCAGGACTGGCTCGTCCTCGAACTCTCCGGCGACTCCGCCACCGCGCTCGGCATCGTCACCGCGCTCCAGTTCGCCCCGGTCCTGCTCCTCACCCTCCTCTCCGGCCGCCTCGCCGACCGGTACGACAAGCGCCTGCTCCTCTTCGTCGCCAACGCGTTCTGGAGTGTGCTCGCGCTCGGGATGAGCGTGCTGGTCGTCACCGGCCTGGTGCAGCTCTGGCATGTCTACGTCTTCGCCGCCCTGCTGGGCGTCGCCAACGCGGTGGAGACCCCGGTCCGGCAGGCGTTCGTCTCCGAGCTGGTCGGCACGCCGCTGCTGCCGAACGCGCTCGCCCTCTCGGCGGCCACCTTCAACAGCGCCCGGATCATCGGCCCCGCCGTCGCCGGTGTCGCGATCGCCCTCGTCGACGTCGGCCCGGTCTTCCTGGTCAGCGCGCTCAGTTCGCTCGCCCCGCTGGCCAACGTGGTCCGGATGAACCCCGCCGAGCTGTACCGCGAGGCGCTGCCCCCGATGGAGGAGCGCGACTCGGCCAAGGTCGTCGACGGGCTGCGCTACGTCGCGAAGCGCCCCGACCTGCTGCTGCCCATGGCGCTGATGTCGGTCATCGGGATGAGCCTGTTCAACTTCCAGATCACGCTCGCCGCGCTGGCCAAGACCGTCTTCGACACCGGAGCGGCCTCGTTCGGACTGTTCACCACCACGCTCGCGGTGGGCTCGCTCGCCGGTGCGCTGGCCGGAAGCGGACGGCGTAGCCGCCCATCGGTCTGGGTGGTGCTCGGCGCGGCGGTCACCTGTTCCGTGTTCGGCACCCTGGTCGGGCTCGCGCCCGGGTACTGGCTGGTCGTCGCGTTGCTCCTGCCGACCGGGTTCTTCGTGATCTTCTTCGCCCAGGCCGCCAACCAGCGGGTCCAGCTCGGCACCGACGCCGCCTTCCGGGGCCGGGTGATGGCGCTGTGGGTGCTGGTATTCCTCGGCACCAACCCGGTCGGCGCGCCGCTCGTCGGCTGGGTCGCGGAGACCTACGGTGCCGGGGCGAGCATCTGGGCCGGTGGGCTGATCTCGCTCACCGCCGCCGGACTGGCCCTGACCTGGCAACTGCGTCGCTCCGGTGCCCGCATCCGGCTGCGGATCCGCCCGTTGCCCCGGCTCTACGTCGTTTCGCCCCCGACGGCCGCTCGCGGCCGGTGCCAGACGCGGTGGCCCGCGGAGGCCGGTGTGCGGTGA
- the thpR gene encoding RNA 2',3'-cyclic phosphodiesterase has protein sequence MRLFVAVHPPPEAVADLAAQVARLRIGLAAAAGTDVRLADPADVHVTVAFLGEVGVDRLPAVRDALDRAAGPCRGPEPPRLRLGRGGRFGYGRRTVLWVDVLGEVERLATLAGRIRDELCAAGLPHDDRPFRPHLTIARPGDRIDVEEDRITLDGYLGPSWRATEVVLVRSHLGPVRRYDHLAAWPL, from the coding sequence ATGAGGCTCTTCGTCGCGGTCCACCCGCCGCCGGAGGCGGTGGCCGATCTCGCCGCGCAGGTCGCCCGGCTGCGGATCGGGCTGGCCGCCGCGGCCGGCACCGACGTCCGGCTGGCCGACCCGGCGGACGTGCACGTGACCGTCGCCTTCCTCGGCGAGGTCGGGGTCGACCGGCTGCCCGCCGTACGCGACGCGCTGGACCGGGCGGCCGGCCCGTGCCGGGGACCGGAACCGCCCCGGCTCCGGCTCGGACGCGGCGGCCGGTTCGGGTACGGCCGGCGCACCGTGCTCTGGGTGGACGTGCTCGGTGAGGTGGAGCGGCTGGCGACGCTCGCCGGCCGGATCCGGGACGAGCTGTGCGCCGCCGGACTGCCGCACGACGACCGGCCGTTCCGGCCCCACCTCACCATCGCCCGCCCCGGCGACCGGATCGACGTCGAGGAGGACCGGATCACGCTGGACGGATACCTCGGGCCGAGCTGGCGGGCGACCGAGGTGGTCCTGGTCCGCAGCCACCTCGGCCCGGTCCGCCGGTACGACCACCTCGCGGCCTGGCCGCTGTGA
- the sepH gene encoding septation protein SepH, producing the protein MRPVRFVALSEDGQALVLADEVGRLLALPIDERVTNVLHAEPGAPPLAVATERAPDPIPSLSPRDIQARIRSGESAEDVARIAGVPVDRVLRYAGPVLQERAMLAQHARRTRLKGAEKPTPLAEVVNGRLAQHGIDTEKISWDAYRRDDGTWRIIATWPSGKATAQAVWDLDKIRQNVTPHDDMAQYLCAERPTPILGQEPAPERGHALPGPSRGEPSRGGHGLPAPVERARPGRDPIRAGRDALLASLDRPLGSTSGRGLEPRTPAALGDQESPRQRAISGGAAALLGGGQGSAFDDDSDAPKEVPAVPSLAVLRPRRTGAPAAEAPAEAAGKPRKRLPSWDDVLFGSGPAARESS; encoded by the coding sequence ATGCGCCCAGTACGCTTCGTCGCCCTCTCCGAGGACGGCCAGGCCCTGGTGCTCGCCGACGAGGTGGGGCGGCTGCTAGCCCTGCCCATCGACGAGCGCGTCACCAACGTGCTGCACGCCGAGCCCGGCGCGCCGCCGCTGGCCGTCGCGACCGAGCGGGCCCCCGACCCGATCCCTTCGCTCTCCCCTCGGGACATCCAGGCCCGGATCCGCTCCGGCGAGTCCGCCGAGGACGTCGCCCGGATCGCCGGGGTCCCGGTCGACCGGGTCCTCCGGTACGCCGGCCCGGTCCTCCAGGAGCGGGCCATGCTCGCCCAGCACGCCCGCCGCACCCGGCTCAAGGGTGCCGAGAAGCCCACCCCGCTCGCCGAGGTGGTCAACGGTCGGCTGGCCCAGCACGGGATCGACACCGAGAAGATCTCCTGGGACGCGTACCGCCGCGACGACGGCACCTGGCGGATCATCGCCACCTGGCCCTCCGGCAAGGCCACCGCCCAGGCCGTCTGGGATCTCGACAAGATCCGGCAGAACGTCACGCCGCACGACGACATGGCGCAGTACCTCTGCGCCGAGCGACCCACCCCGATCCTCGGCCAGGAGCCGGCACCGGAGCGGGGTCACGCCCTGCCCGGCCCGTCGCGCGGCGAGCCGAGCCGGGGCGGCCACGGCCTGCCGGCCCCCGTCGAGCGCGCCCGTCCGGGCCGTGACCCGATCCGCGCCGGCCGGGACGCCCTGCTCGCCTCGCTGGACCGGCCGCTCGGCTCGACCTCGGGCCGGGGCCTCGAACCGCGTACCCCGGCCGCCCTCGGCGACCAGGAGTCGCCCCGTCAGCGGGCGATCAGCGGTGGCGCGGCGGCCCTGCTCGGTGGTGGCCAGGGTTCGGCGTTCGACGACGACTCGGACGCGCCGAAGGAGGTGCCGGCCGTGCCGTCGCTGGCGGTGCTCCGGCCCCGCCGCACCGGCGCACCCGCCGCCGAGGCTCCCGCCGAGGCCGCAGGCAAGCCGCGCAAGCGGCTGCCGAGCTGGGACGACGTGCTCTTCGGTTCCGGCCCGGCGGCCCGCGAGTCCTCCTGA
- the serC gene encoding phosphoserine transaminase → MADVSTIRIPDEIKPADGRFGCGPSKVRPAAVSALADVATSYLGTSHRQKTVRDQVARLRRGLAEFFSLPEGYEVVIGNGGTTAFWEVAAFGLVRDRAQFASFGEFGAKFAKSVKDAPFLGEPTVRKSEPGSAPSLVAEAGVDVYATPHNETSTGVAVPIARVDGADPGSLLLVDATSGAGGLDVNVGETDVYYFAPQKCFGSDGGLWIALMSPAALERATEIKASGRYVPAFLDLVTAIDNSRLEQTYNTPALATIFLAAEQTDWMNAQGGLSWAAKRTAESAGTVYGWAERSTVATPFVTDPALRSNVVATIDFADGVDASAIAKALRANGIVDTEPYRKLGRNQLRVALFPAVEPADVEALTASIDYVVERL, encoded by the coding sequence GTGGCTGATGTTTCGACCATCCGGATTCCCGACGAGATCAAGCCCGCCGACGGCCGGTTCGGCTGTGGGCCGTCCAAGGTCCGCCCGGCGGCCGTGTCCGCGCTCGCCGACGTCGCGACCAGCTACCTCGGCACCTCGCACCGGCAGAAGACCGTCCGGGACCAGGTCGCCCGGCTGCGTCGCGGTCTCGCCGAGTTCTTCTCCCTCCCCGAGGGGTACGAGGTCGTCATCGGCAACGGCGGCACCACCGCGTTCTGGGAGGTCGCCGCCTTCGGCCTGGTCCGTGACCGGGCGCAGTTCGCCAGCTTCGGCGAGTTCGGGGCGAAGTTCGCCAAGTCCGTCAAGGACGCTCCGTTCCTCGGCGAACCGACCGTCCGCAAGTCCGAGCCGGGCAGCGCGCCGTCGCTGGTCGCCGAGGCCGGGGTCGACGTCTACGCCACCCCGCACAACGAGACCTCGACCGGCGTGGCCGTGCCGATCGCCCGGGTGGACGGGGCCGACCCGGGATCGCTGCTGCTGGTCGACGCCACCTCCGGTGCCGGCGGCCTGGACGTCAACGTCGGCGAGACCGACGTCTACTACTTCGCCCCGCAGAAGTGCTTCGGCTCCGACGGCGGCCTCTGGATCGCGCTGATGTCGCCGGCCGCCCTGGAGCGGGCCACCGAGATCAAGGCGTCGGGCCGCTACGTCCCGGCCTTCCTCGACCTGGTCACCGCGATCGACAACTCGCGGCTGGAGCAGACCTACAACACCCCGGCGCTGGCCACGATCTTCCTGGCCGCCGAGCAGACCGACTGGATGAACGCGCAGGGCGGGCTCTCCTGGGCCGCCAAGCGCACCGCCGAGAGCGCCGGCACGGTGTACGGCTGGGCCGAACGGTCCACCGTCGCGACCCCCTTCGTCACCGACCCGGCGCTGCGCTCCAACGTGGTCGCCACCATCGACTTCGCCGACGGGGTGGACGCCTCGGCGATCGCCAAGGCGCTGCGCGCCAACGGCATCGTGGACACCGAGCCGTACCGCAAGCTCGGCCGCAACCAGCTGCGGGTGGCGCTCTTCCCGGCGGTGGAGCCGGCCGACGTCGAGGCCCTGACCGCCTCGATCGACTACGTCGTGGAGCGGCTCTAG
- a CDS encoding citrate synthase 2 → MADFKPGLEGVVAFETEIAEPDREGGSLRYRGVNIEDLIGQVSFGNVWALLVDGRFGPGLPPAEPFPVPVHSGDIRVDVQSAVAMLAPYWGLDQLLDISDQQAREDLARVSVTALSFVAQSARGLGLPAVPQKEIDKASTIVERFMKRWRGEPDPRHVKAVDAYFISAAEHGMNASTFTTRIVASTGADAAACISSGIGALSGPLHGGAPSRVLTMLEAVERSGDAEGYVKGVLDRGERLMGFGHRVYRAEDPRARVLRRTARELGAPRFEVAEALEKAALAELQARRPDRVLATNVEFWSAVVLDFAEVPAHMFTSMFTCARMGGWSAHILEQKRLNRLVRPSAHYVGHGPRKPQDVDGWTAIPHGV, encoded by the coding sequence ATGGCCGACTTCAAACCGGGCCTGGAGGGCGTCGTAGCCTTCGAGACCGAGATCGCCGAGCCGGACCGCGAGGGTGGATCGCTGCGCTACCGCGGGGTCAACATCGAGGACCTCATCGGCCAGGTCTCCTTCGGCAACGTCTGGGCACTGCTCGTCGACGGCCGGTTCGGTCCCGGCCTGCCGCCGGCCGAGCCGTTCCCGGTCCCGGTGCACTCCGGTGACATCCGGGTCGACGTGCAGTCCGCGGTGGCCATGCTCGCCCCGTACTGGGGGCTCGACCAGCTCCTCGACATCTCCGACCAGCAGGCCCGCGAGGACCTGGCCCGGGTCTCGGTCACCGCGCTCTCCTTCGTCGCCCAGTCCGCCCGGGGTCTCGGGCTGCCGGCCGTGCCGCAGAAGGAAATCGACAAGGCCTCCACCATCGTCGAACGGTTCATGAAGCGCTGGCGGGGCGAGCCCGACCCGCGCCACGTCAAGGCCGTCGACGCCTACTTCATCTCCGCCGCCGAGCACGGCATGAACGCCTCCACCTTCACCACCCGGATCGTCGCCTCCACCGGCGCCGACGCCGCCGCCTGCATCTCCTCCGGCATCGGCGCGCTCTCCGGCCCGCTGCACGGTGGCGCCCCCTCCCGGGTGCTGACCATGCTCGAGGCGGTCGAGCGCAGCGGCGACGCCGAGGGCTACGTCAAGGGCGTACTCGACCGGGGTGAGCGGCTGATGGGCTTCGGCCACCGGGTCTACCGGGCCGAGGACCCGCGGGCCCGGGTGCTCCGCCGTACCGCCCGCGAACTGGGCGCGCCCCGCTTCGAGGTGGCCGAGGCGCTGGAGAAGGCCGCACTGGCCGAACTCCAGGCCCGCCGTCCGGACCGGGTCCTCGCCACCAACGTCGAGTTCTGGTCGGCCGTGGTGCTCGACTTCGCCGAGGTGCCGGCGCACATGTTCACCTCGATGTTCACCTGCGCCCGGATGGGTGGCTGGAGCGCCCACATCCTCGAGCAGAAGAGGCTCAACCGGCTGGTCCGGCCGTCCGCCCACTACGTCGGCCACGGTCCGCGCAAGCCGCAGGACGTCGACGGTTGGACCGCCATCCCGCACGGCGTCTGA